Proteins from a genomic interval of Plasmodium sp. gorilla clade G2 genome assembly, chromosome: 10:
- a CDS encoding inner membrane complex protein 1c, putative: MADSIKSSSSFQKLDNLDAKETSTVDRKWVALTAYQPVDVVTKTVEVPIIKTVEKYVPKTIIQEKIIHVPKNVTHIVEKIVEVPEVKYIEKIVEVPHIHYKNKYVPKIEIVEKVVERQKIIEKWHDKIVEVPQIKEVVRFKQIEDSEEIIKYVPRNSKNIDWEDEYKKYTESKGLQRYSLDQNNIYQQANSFNQFNENAYNQNAMTRSYELLNKQSSVKSQNNASGENLSQMNFYNQYSGGNFEQERSIQGSNFEPSGSMQMKRLSSEEIKPAGCCSAACT; encoded by the coding sequence ATGGCAGATTCAATCAAAAGTTCAAGCAGTTTTCAAAAATTAGATAATTTAGATGCAAAAGAGACTTCAACAGTAGATAGAAAATGGGTTGCCTTAACAGCTTATCAACCTGTTGATGTTGTAACAAAAACCGTTGAAGTTCCAATTATTAAGACCGTAGAGAAATATGTCCCAAAAACTATTATTCAAGAGAAAATTATTCATGTTCCAAAAAATGTTACACACATTGTTGAAAAAATTGTAGAAGTTCCTGAGgtgaaatatatagaaaagatTGTTGAAGTACCTCATATTcactataaaaataaatatgttccAAAAATTGAGATTGTAGAAAAAGTAGTTGAACGCcaaaaaattattgaaaaATGGCATGATAAAATTGTTGAAGTACCTCAAATTAAAGAAGTTGTTAGATTCAAACAAATTGAAGATTCTGAGGAAATCATAAAATATGTACCAAGAAATTCCAAAAACATTGATTGGgaagatgaatataaaaaatatactgaAAGCAAAGGATTACAAAGATATAGTTTAGaccaaaataatatataccaaCAAGCAAACTCTTTCAACCAATTTAATGAAAATGCTTATAATCAAAATGCAATGACTAGAAGCTATGAATTATTGAATAAACAGTCTAGTGTTAAATCACAAAATAATGCTAGTGGTGAAAATTTATCTCAAATGAACTTTTACAATCAATATAGTGGAGGAAATTTTGAACAAGAAAGAAGTATTCAAGGATCCAATTTTGAACCAAGTGGAAGCATGCAAATGAAAAGATTATCATCTGAAGAAATTAAACCAGCTGGATGTTGCTCAGCAGCCTGCACTTAA
- a CDS encoding U5 small nuclear ribonuclear protein, putative: protein MDTKNNLYDEFGNYIGDDIDSDEEYSDYNEDEVSDGEYSKGSSKNDEEEDNDDDDNEEEEDNDDDEEEEDNEDDDDNNYDASGKNSKLIENMDELQKIYDGVEVFVEEEDTQDIEEATINKINANVERISFIKKLDVEANRKNFDLVETSLPNNNFSFKYLSELMKQTSFIRNICIAGHFHHGKTTLVDRLIEYTRDKNNNIRICNNRNKNSSTVSFFNVNNINEISEKSNYLSNISRKKKNINNIQIVNNNNNNNNKGTPYNSKIIDHLINYTDTRLDEQARGLSIKAIPISLLFSNRIYENIPNNILLNKKKDNVKYKSYLFNIIDTPGHVNFFDEFLCSLNICECCCLVVDVVDGCMYVTENIIKACIYENVKIILILNCIDKLIMDLRLPPNDAYHKINYTIEEINMKIESICDLLNKSSTEKKNFLLSPLKNNVLFSSSIYGVFFTLKSFSKIYCNIYNAYNIDIDEFSLYLWGDIYYDEENFTFEQSPLYANQKRSFVEFILNPLYKIFGYICSEEKEFLIPFLQSFNISLKKKDYLYNTKYLLKKINGMIFEDTTAFVDIIIDNCPSPLDNAKNKTLQIYSGSLKTKISYDMMKCMKGNETDNLMIYIIKNYHRPECGMIDLFGRVMCGTIKKGQTVRILGEGYTLNDDEDMITRVITHLWIYEGRYRIEVDEIPAGNFCLIGGIDICINKTCTITNVKRKINKNKRDHINLNWYDDINNENKKNNNKNNNNNNSDDNYDDDDIVKYQNDKDLYKLDKSFLLNDNAEIFYPLHKKFRYLNCVNSVFKVACEPINPSELPKMLEGLRKIDKVYPLSSTKVEESGEHIILGTGELYLDCILHDLRKLYGDLEIKVSDPVVQFNETIIDTSALNCFAETPNKKNKIYMIAEPVQKELADDIVQGLVHLNENQNLNIDEYINTMDRILNKTNESKNNIDHEKNDTHDNSDDNITNHINNIDNKNTIFNDKEHIDVQQINDLDKEKRKSTLNYNIDPNVISLLKNKYNWDILSIRSLWAFGPENNSPNILVDDSLFQETNKENLYSIKDNIIQGFSWATKEGPLIEESMKGVKVKILSADIDDDPINRGAGQIIPTARRAIYSSVLLATPRLLEPILLTEIICSGDSVSAVYNVLSRRRGHVLKDFPKVGTPLYMVHAYIPAIESFGFETDLRTHTSGQAFCISMFDHWHIVPGDPLDKSVILRPLEPAPIQHLAREFLLKTRRRKGLSEDVTINRFFDDPMLLNIKDEFAEYF from the coding sequence atggatacgaaaaataatttatatgatgaaTTTGGTAATTATATAGGAGATGATATTGACAGTGATGAAGAATATTCTGATTATAATGAAGATGAAGTGAGTGACGGAGAATATAGTAAAGGAAGCTCAAAGAATGATGAAGAGgaagataatgatgatgatgataatgaggAGGAAgaagataatgatgatgatgaggaggaagaagataatgaagatgatgatgataataattatgatgcaAGTGGGAAAAACTCTAAATTAATTGAAAATATGGAtgaattacaaaaaatatatgacgGTGTTGAAGTGTTTGTTGAAGAAGAAGACACACAAGATATTGAAGAAGctacaataaataaaatcaaTGCAAATGTAGAAAGAATTAGTTTTATAAAGAAGTTAGATGTAGAAGCTAATAGAAAGAATTTTGATTTAGTAGAAACAAGTTTacctaataataattttagttttaaatatttatcagAATTAATGAAACAGACATcttttataagaaatatttgtATAGCTGGTCATTTTCATCATGGTAAGACTACTCTTGTAGATAGATTAATTGAATATACTagagataaaaataataacataagaatttgtaataatagaaataagAATAGTAGTACAGTTAGtttttttaatgttaataatataaatgaaatatctGAGAAAAGTAATTATTTGTCTAATAtatcaagaaaaaaaaaaaatataaataatatacaaattgtaaataataataataataataataataagggaACACCATATAATAGTAAAATAATAGAtcatttaattaattatacaGATACAAGATTAGATGAACAAGCTAGAGGTTTATCTATAAAAGCTATACCCATTTCTCTATTATTTTCGAATcgtatatatgaaaatatccctaataatattttattaaataaaaaaaaagataatgtaaaatataaatcttatctatttaatattattgatacACCAGGACATGTTAATTTCTTTGATGAATTTTTATgttcattaaatatatgtgaatGTTGTTGTTTAGTTGTTGATGTTGTAGATGGATGTATGTATGTGacagaaaatataattaaagcaTGTATTTATGAGaatgtaaaaattatattaattcttAATTGTAttgataaattaattatgGATTTACGTTTACCACCTAATGATGCatatcataaaataaattatacaaTTGAAGAAATCAATATGAAAATTGAATCTATATgtgatttattaaataaaagtagtaccgaaaaaaaaaattttttattatctcctttaaaaaataatgttttatttagTTCAAGTATTTATGGtgttttttttactttaaaATCTTTTAGcaaaatatattgtaatatatataatgcatataatatagatatagatgaattttctttatatttatggggagatatatattatgatgaagaaaattttACCTTTGAACAATCTCCTTTATATGCTAATCAGAAAAGATCTTTTGttgaatttatattaaatcctttatataaaatatttggtTATATATGTtcagaagaaaaagaatttcTTATACCCTTTTTAcaatcatttaatatatctttaaaaaaaaaggattatttatataatacaaaatatttattaaaaaaaattaatggtATGATTTTTGAAGACACTACAGCATTTGTTGATATAATTATTGATAACTGTCCATCTCCATTAGATAATGCAAAGAATAAAACGTTACAAATTTATTCGGGTTCATTGAAAACAAAGATATCATATGATATGATGAAATGTATGAAAGGAAATGAAACAGATaatttaatgatatatattataaaaaattatcatcGACCAGAATGTGGAATGATAGATTTATTTGGAAGAGTTATGTGTGGTACTATTAAGAAAGGTCAAACAGTTCGTATATTAGGAGAAGGATATACATTAAATGATGATGAGGATATGATAACAAGAGTGATAACACATTTATGGATATATGAAGGAAGATATAGAATAGAAGTAGATGAAATACCTGCTGGGAATTTTTGTTTAATTGGAGGTAtagatatatgtataaataaaacatgtACGATTACAAAtgtgaaaagaaaaataaataaaaataaaagagatcatataaatttaaattggTATGACGATATAaacaatgaaaataaaaaaaataataataaaaataataataataataatagtgatgataattatgatgatgatgatattgtaaaatatcaaaatgataaagatttatataaattagatAAATCATTTCTTTTGAATGATAATGCAGAAATATTTTATCCTCTTCATAAAAAATTTCGTTATTTAAATTGTGTCAATTCTGTTTTTAAAGTAGCATGTGAACCTATTAATCCATCAGAATTACCAAAAATGTTAGAAGGACTTAGAAAAATTGATAAAGTATATCCTTTATCAAGTACAAAAGTAGAAGAATCTGGAGAACACATAATATTAGGAACAGGGGAATTATATTTAGATTGTATTTTACATGAtttaagaaaattatatggtGATTTAGAAATTAAAGTATCTGATCCAGTTGTTCAATTTAATGAAACCATTATTGACACATCAGCACTTAATTGCTTTGCAGAAACACCaaataagaaaaacaaaatatatatgatagcAGAACCAGTGCAAAAAGAATTAGCTGATGATATAGTTCAAGGACTTGTACATTTAAATGAAAAccaaaatttaaatatagatgaatatataaatacaatggATAGAATATtgaataaaacaaatgaaagtaaaaataatattgatcaTGAAAAGAATGATACACATGATAATTCAGATGATAATATTAcgaatcatataaataatattgataataaaaataccaTTTTTAATGATAAGGAACATATAGATGTACAACAAATAAACGATttagataaagaaaaaaggaaaagcaccttaaattataatatagatCCTAAtgtaatatcattattaaaaaataaatataattggGATATTTTATCTATTAGATCTCTTTGGGCTTTTGGTCCAGAAAATAACAGTCCAAATATATTAGTTGATGATTCATTATTTCAAGAAactaataaagaaaatttatattctattaaagataatattattcaagGATTTTCATGGGCAACAAAAGAAGGACCATTAATTGAAGAAAGCATGAAAGGAGTTAAAGTTAAAATATTAAGTGCCGATATTGATGATGATCCAATTAATAGAGGAGCTGGACAAATTATACCAACAGCAAGAAGAGCTATATATTCTTCAGTTTTATTAGCTACACCTAGATTATTAGAACCAATATTATTAACAGAAATTATTTGTTCAGGTGATTCTGTTTCAGCTgtatataatgtattatcAAGAAGAAGAGGTCATGTATTAAAAGATTTTCCAAAGGTAGGTACTCCATTATATATGGTACATGCATATATACCTGCTATTGAATCTTTTGGATTTGAAACAGATTTAAGAACACATACAAGTGGTCAAGCATTCTGTATTAGTATGTTTGATCATTGGCATATAGTGCCAGGTGATCCATTAGACAAATCAGTAATCTTACGACCTCTAGAACCTGCACCCATACAACATTTGGCAAgagaatttttattaaaaacaagaagaagaaaaggaTTATCAGAAGATGTCACAATTAATAGATTTTTTGATGACCCtatgttattaaatataaaggatGAATTCGCAGAATATTTTtag